A part of Halomarina litorea genomic DNA contains:
- a CDS encoding SDR family NAD(P)-dependent oxidoreductase gives MQQPDFTVAGKTAIVTGASQGIGRAIAETLAASGADVAICSRAQERVDPVAEAIEAETDNRALAVECNVRDRDAVEALVEATVEEFGGVDILVNNAGGEFVAPFEEISENGWNAIVDLNLNGTVHCTQVAGKVMRENGGGCIVNLSSVNGQHAAPGESHYGAAKAAIIRLTETLSVEWAPHEIRVNCVAPGLIPTPGVAETLGIEPDDVPPREETDRRVGYPEEIADVVQFLASPAASFVTGETVTAKGVPKPGNSFEAGIE, from the coding sequence ATGCAGCAACCGGACTTCACCGTCGCCGGCAAGACGGCCATCGTCACCGGCGCGAGTCAGGGAATCGGACGCGCAATCGCGGAGACGCTCGCTGCGAGCGGTGCGGACGTCGCCATCTGCTCGCGGGCACAGGAGCGAGTCGACCCCGTCGCGGAGGCCATCGAGGCCGAGACCGACAACAGAGCGCTCGCAGTGGAGTGCAACGTCCGCGACCGGGACGCCGTGGAGGCGCTCGTCGAGGCCACCGTCGAGGAGTTCGGCGGCGTCGACATCCTCGTGAACAACGCCGGCGGGGAGTTCGTCGCGCCCTTCGAGGAGATCAGCGAGAACGGCTGGAACGCCATCGTCGACCTCAACCTGAACGGAACGGTCCACTGCACGCAGGTGGCCGGGAAGGTCATGCGCGAGAACGGCGGCGGGTGCATCGTCAACCTCTCCAGCGTGAACGGCCAGCACGCCGCCCCCGGCGAGAGTCACTACGGAGCGGCGAAGGCCGCCATCATCCGCCTGACCGAGACGCTCTCGGTCGAGTGGGCACCCCACGAAATCCGGGTGAACTGCGTCGCGCCGGGCCTGATTCCGACCCCCGGCGTCGCCGAGACGCTCGGCATCGAACCCGACGACGTCCCGCCACGCGAGGAGACCGACCGGCGCGTGGGCTATCCGGAGGAGATCGCGGACGTCGTCCAGTTCCTCGCTAGCCCGGCCGCCTCGTTCGTCACCGGCGAGACAGTGACGGCGAAGGGCGTCCCCAAGCCGGGCAACTCCTTCGAGGCGGGAATCGAGTGA